From the Heterodontus francisci isolate sHetFra1 unplaced genomic scaffold, sHetFra1.hap1 HAP1_SCAFFOLD_102, whole genome shotgun sequence genome, one window contains:
- the LOC137359414 gene encoding histone H2A-like has translation RGKTSGKARAKAKSRSSQAGMQFPVGRVHRLLRKGNYAERVGAGAPVYLAAVLEYLTAEIGELAGNAARDNKKSRIIPRHLQLAVRNDEELNKLLGGVTIAQGGVLPNIQAVLLPKKTSAIFMNKIYLGIQQKVLGQERLTDKQVMQQRQRESANGAVKGKTLVNRMSAEELGVPGRSEDRLPRINFNQGTKYQWNRTSKVRGLRLKFPMFWKKPADVGR, from the exons agaggaaagaccagcgggaaagctcgggccaaggccaagtctcgctcctcccaggctggaatgcagttcccggtgggtcgtgttcacaggctcctgagaaagggtaactatgctgagcgtgtgggtgccggagccccggtctatctggctgctgtgctcgagtatctgaccgctgaaatcggcGAGCTGGCTGGtaatgcggcccgggacaacaagaagagccgcatcatccccagacacctgcagctggcggtccgcaatgacgaggagctcaacaagcttctgggaggagtgaccatcgctcagggcggggtgctgcctaatatccaggccgtgctgctgcccaagaaaaccagcgct atttttatgaataaaatatatcttGGAATTCAACAAAAAGtgttagggcaggagagattaactgacaagcaggtcatgcagcaaagaCAAAGGGAGAGTGCTAATGGTGCAGTGAAGGGCAAAACATTAGT CAACCGGATGTCTGCAGAGGAACTCGGAGTGCCAGGCCGCTCAGAGGACAGACTTCCCAGGATCAATTTTAATCAGggcacaaaatatcagtggaacagGACATCAAAGGTCCGAGGATTGAGGCTGAAATTCCCGATGTTTTGGAAGAAACCTGCAGATGTGGGACGTTAA